The genomic stretch CACCACCCTCAAACCCAGGAAACAACCATCTCAAACACCATTCACCACTATGAGTTCATCGAAAAACTCATGGTGTTCTTCAAGAACATGAAGTATCTTCATCCATAACCTTCAAAACCCTAACCAGATTTCCAGAAAACCACCTAAACCTAAACTAAAACAACCAAATCAAACACTAAAACACTTTTCTTCACATCCGTCTCTGCAGTGAACTCCTTAGAGTAAGTCCTATTTTTACTTTTttacttttttccttttctctgttttttgtactctctctctctctctctctctctctctctctctctctctctctctctctctctctctctctctctctctctctctctctctctctctctctctctctctatatatatatatatatatatatatatatatatatatatatatatatatatatatatatatatatatatatatatatatatatataatatatatatatatatatatatatatatatatatatatatatatatatatatatatatatatatatatatatatatatatatatatatatatatatatatataacttcTCTTTTTTTTCCTTTGGTGTGAGGTATTGCTACATGGAGTAAAGCTTCAATGGAGGCTAGGTTTAGTAGTTTATTTTCTTCAATAAGAAGAAAATCAACTTAGAGTTTGGAATTTTTGTGTGTCTGTGTTGTCTTTTTCTTCCATTTTTTAGGGTAAATCTCTAGGGTTTTTATAGGTGAAAATTAGGTTTTGTTTTAGGAAGCTTTAGGACAGTGTAGGGTTGATTTGATTATGATTGTATCTTAGAGCTCAAGCTTGTGTAAATCAAGGATGTACCAAATGTAACCGATTTTGATTATAATGAAAAAATATTTAATTTCCTTCCTTTTTTTGTGATTAATCCGATTTAGATGTTTTGGATATTTTTTGGGTTTTTATGGCCTTTTTTTTGGACTCGCGGACTTGAAGAAAAACAAAATAGTGATAATACTAAAAggaaattaaaaataaaataaaagatggctaaatgaataaataaaggattaaatgaaaatgATTTGTTTATAAAAATGAAAGAAATAAAAAGGAcaatattataaataaataaaaaagaaaataataaaaaagtCAAAATGGTCTCGTTTGACTTTTAGTCAACTGGGTTGACCTTTGACTCATATAAAAAATGCAAAAGACTCAAATAAAGATACATGTCTCCGATGAACTGGCTATGGCCCAGACAAAACCAAAATGACATAGATGCACCAAAAATGACTCTGCTGAATCACAATGACTCAGTCAATGACCTAGAAAAATAAATAACTCGGACAAAATGCAGAGTACTCAATTAGAGGTCCAATGTCTTAGACAAAGGCAACTGACCTAAACATAACTGATGACCCAAAATAGAAAGAGCAGATAAAATAATGGGAAAATTGTAGTGTGTGATACCAATCTGGTTTTGTGGAGTTCTAAAAAATAACTACTTGTTGCAAGGTCGAGTACCAAGGCCAGATATGAAGCCTTAACACACACTACGTCTGAGTTACTGCTAGAGTATCTCCTCAAATAATTTGAAGTGAAAGTTTTCCTTCCTACACTTCTATGTGACAACCTTAGTGCAATCCTTCTCTCACATAACCCTATTCTCTATGTCCCTGGATTACTTCAGGTGGTTGATACTCTTACTAAGCCACTTGGCACCAGGGTGTTTCAAGAGTTGCACACCAAACTCAAAGTCGTGTTATTCAACTCTCCTTGAACTTGTGTGTGATTAATAGAATGTAGTGTAATAGAGTAGAGCAATTGAGCATGATATAGTGCAACATGCATGATAGTCATAGATATGTGTAACATTAATAATGTGTATGAGTAATAATCAAGCATGCATGAAAATCTATATATAATAGTCATGGCAATGTAAGAAAGTAATTTCAACAAATGAATATGAAATAAAGTTAAAAATTACTTTTCCATTAATAAAATAGTGAAAGGGTCTAATATAAGTATATTACGAGAAAAGTATGATTAATTTTCCTTGCAATAGTAGAAATATGATCTCTCGGTGAATATAACATTAATGCATTAAATCCTTTGCGTGCTCTTTTGCAGAAATCTTTGATTCTTATTTTACAAAAGATTCTTTTGAGGAAATAGTTCTTCTGAAAACTTCATCCTTGTTTCGGTGGATTTTAATAAGAATTTTATTCTTAGGATGAGACACAACTGTAGTTGAATCTTCCTTAACATTAAGACAATTACAAGTAACTGTTGTCTTTCCATAATGGGTTATCATCTTTCTCCTCAATAATACTATCTTCTTACAAATGATCGTTTGGATCATCAATATCTAATTTATGCTTTTGAGAATATAAAATCCTTGTAGGATACTGAATTAAACACAATTGATTGCAAATTTATCATTTCAAGATCTCGTAGACCAATTCATAATCATAGTGTAACACTTCAATATGAGTTTATAAATAGTGTGGGCCAATCATATATGATAAACTGAATTGTGTTACAAAAATAATAAAAGGACACCAAGTGTACAAAAAGGAGAAAAATATGTCAACGAGTATCAAAATACAAGTTGAGGAAACTAGTCTTAAAAGCAATAATTTATCTAGTGAGATCGTCGGCAGGAACAAGAGGCAGGAAAACACAAATTTATTCATTAATTAATTATTCTATTGTTGGATAGGGCGAGTTATTATCTCTGTCATTTGTATTTCTTTAAGAACTTTTTAAGTCTTAAGTAAAGAGATGACACTCTTTTCTCCTACCTAAATAGGTTTTTTTAATGAGGCGTCTCCTTTTTGTCTTATTTCATTTTTTGCAGGGTCACATGCTGAAAATGATTAGTGAAACCTTGAAATAATTGTTGGATCCTTAAGGGGGTGTCCTTGCCCCCTATGAGACAAATATAAATGTTGGACTTCCACTGAAAGATGCTTACCTTTCTACGGGGTAATACATTGTTAGACTTTTAGGGAAGGATCTTTATCGTCATATGGGATAATTTAGTGTTGGACTTCCACTAAAAGATCATTGTCGTCCTACGGGGTAATACATTGATGGACTTTCACTGGAAGTTCCTTTCCTCCCTATAGGGTAATTACATGGTTGGATCTTCATTGAAAGATCATTTTTCCTCAATATGCTACACATTTAACATCAAACGGGGAATCATTTCCACCTTGACTAAGCCCTAAATAATAGAAAAGCCACGACGCCAAGAATTTCATAAACGAATGACAACGAGCATGAACATGATCTTTAAAGAACCACCCCTAAATGCGTAGTTACAAACTAACATATAAAGGGCGAATAACTATGAGAATACAAAGACAAAATTGAATTCACCCCAAGCAATGCTTGAGGGACTTAACTTAAAGTCTCACCTGAGGGACTTAAGTTAAAGTCTCACCCAAGGGACTAAACTCAAAGTGCCACCCGAGAGACACAACTTAAAATCTCTTTTGAGAGACTCAACTTAAAGTGTCGCTAgagggactcaacttaaagtctcGCTAGTGAGACTCAACTTAAAATCTTGTATgagggactcaacttaaagtctcaccaaagggactcaacttaaagtcCCGCCTGATGGATTCAACTTAAAATCTCGCCAAATGGACTCAACTTAAATTCTTGCATAAGAGATTTAACTTAGATTCTCGCCCATAAATATATTACCTTTTGCGTGGATTAAATCACTTCGTCCTCTTCCAACTCTTATTCTTGAGGGACTATGTATCAGTATAACTTTATTGTGGCCTTTATGATAGGGCAACCCATCAAAGAGGTATTAAAGTCCAACACACTAGTGGGACGCGAGCTGTCCCACAAAGTCTTAGACCGCCCGAATTGGACCATGAAGTCGCCCGAGCATCCATATCAGTTCGCCCGATTAGGCTTCGCCTACTTGGCTTACTTCTCTCACTCGCTTATCCATATATGCGGGTATGACATATCCCACTACAACAAGTCCAAAAAAGAAGTCAAGGAGGATAACCACATCTTCCACgatccaagaaaggaaaattCCTTCCTCCCCATGTACTTGGTCAAGGGAGTGTAGGTAACCTCTCTCTAGCTCAGGTACAGAGAAACCTCTATAAATACCACAACCTAAAGGTTAAGGAAAAACCTTACTCCAACATAGAAATATATCAATACGGAGTTTCACACCCTAGTGAGCTAGCTCTCAACCTCACAACAATCTTAAAGTCTCTAATAATCCTTAATCACGAGAGATTGTAACACATTTGTACTTTTACCAGTTACATAATTTAATGTCAGTTAACAATATTTTATTGGCAAAGAAGTGGTTATGAGTTATAAGTAAAATAAATTGTTAATGATATATATTTTTGTCTTTAAAGAAGTAAAAGAATTGGttaatcaaaatattttatatttatattataaaacaattttttataaaaaatatttttcatctaaatcaattttttatttaaaaaaaataattaaaataagTATTTGATGTAAACTTGGTGTCAAAATAAAATTTGTGAAAACATATATAGGCTAGCCCGGGAAGGGAGGAACCGAGGGAGTTCTACTCAACTCTCCCGATCGGAATTTCACTTCAAATCTTTTCCATCACCCGCCGCTCTATTTATTTCAATTCCACTCAATCCTTTTCAAAAATTACTATCATTCAATTCATTCATATATTCCATCAATCTAGGGTTTCTAGATTCTATTTCCATTACAAATTATCTAGGGTTTCTCACTCTAGACACCAGTAGAGTAGAAACCCCCAATTCACACTACAATTTCTAGGTTTTTTCTTCCGAAACTGCGGCATCAGAACACACCAAAACAAGGTAACCATCTCTCGTTTTCGTTTCTCCTTGACGTTATCTGAATGTTCTATGTAAATTTGGCATCTTTATTTgttattatattttaatttatttttctctttttaaTGCAAAAAGTCAATGATTTGTTCCTGTGGACTGAGTTTGCAACGATTATTTTGAACTGGAGTTATCACAATGTTGGGTGTGAATTGTACTAATGGATTCAATGTCTCATGCCGTTTTCGTCAATTAGCTCAATGGCACCCTTTAGAGCAGCAGCAGTTTGATTAGGGCTTTGAGCCCACTTCTGCTGAATTCAGGTAAGAATATTCTTTATTATGTGTTTCATTCGTTTTCATAATGCTGCGATGTTGGATTGTTTTTGACATTATGAAATGTTTTTGTACAGATTTTTAATTCATTTCCTGGGAGAATTTTCAATCAACTTAAGATCTAAGCTAAAGATGTTTGATAAGACTCTAACTTATGTGAAAGCTATGTGGTGTTTTAACTGCTTCGGGTTTCTCAAGAGACGGAACACGCAGAAGGTTAAGCCTGCCATCTACAATAGTAATCTCTCCCAAGAGCTGTTGttggatgatgatgatgatgattttgatgaCGAAGAGTCTTTCTGTAATGACGAGGTTACTAGCACCACCAGTGGAGATGATAGTGAGGAGCAAAGTCGTCCTAAGCGATCGGAGGATATTTTGGTTTTTAGAGTAGAGAATGGGATGATTTGTAGACAGTTTCCTGTTAAAGAGACTGACAAAGTTTTTCGCACAGAGGTAATTGCGACGAAAAGTTATTCctatatatatttttttgtgtttttttattGATGATGTTGTATGTTATATGTCTTTTCTATCTGAATGGTTATTTTTATAATAACTGTGTCCAGGATGAAAATGGAAACAAGATGATAAATGAGTATGTTCGTGAGTATAAGATTGGTTCGGGTAGCTATGGGAAAGTGGTAAGCATAGTATTAATTTAATcctctctctctatctctctatCAAGGAAAATAGTTTACTTGACCCTCTTTCCTTGAATGCTTGGCAGTCTCTTCACCGAAGCTCGGCTGATGGAAAACATTATGCAATTAAGGTAAGATATTTCTTTAATGTTTGGAAATATCAATTAGTTTATGATAGAAAATATGGCCATTATAGGGTTGTATCGAGTAATATGTTTTGAATCTTTTGATTGTTGTTAATGCCTTAATGATGCAATTGTTTATTTATTGAGCTGAAAATTTTCTGAATATAGGCCTTTCATAAGTCCCATTTACGGAAGCTTCGAGTTGGACCCTCAGAAACTGCCATGACCGATGTTCTACGTGAGGTATATTTCTTCATTATATATTTGATTTTTTCATAGTTTGGATCGATAGTTGAAATATGATTCAAATATGCATGCGAAATTTTGTTAAACGTATTGGTTATATTCCTTGACATTAACAAATTTAGAAAGTCCATATATTCTTTCTTTAACAAATTTTTACACTCTAATTTTAAAGTAAATTCTCTTTCCAAGGATTTACATATTATTTTGCTTTCTAGTTTGTGTGTTTAAATGATATATTTCATTTTCTAATTTGATTGTTCTAGCTATTGTGCTACTGTCCCTGTAGTTGGTTAAAAATCATACTTTCTTTTCAGGTTTTCATAATGAAAATGATCCAACATCCTAATATAGTCAATCTCATTGAGGTGATTGATGACCCAGAATCCGATCACTTCTACATGGGTACTGATGACTAGTTTTACTTTGGTTTTGTTATTTAGTTATTGACTGCTAATCGAATGAGAATCTGAATCTCCTTTTGGTTCTATGCTTGACTAGCTGATTTTTTTTCCGAATACAGTACTTGAATATGTGGAAGACAAATGGGTTTGCGAGGGTTCAGGTCGAGCTTGTAGCTTAGGTGAAGAGACTGCTAGGAGATACTTGCGGGATATTGTTTCTGGATTAATGTATCTCCATGCTCATGTAATGTTGACTAAGTTTCTCTGACACTCATGCACGCGTACACAAACATATGATCATGCAGTAATAAACAACTTGCGAAACATCGTACTGTTAATGTTTAATGCTCATACTTAGTCATAAAATGCTTTGAATTATTTTTTGATCATGTTACTATAATGTTTAACAATAGTTTTATTTGAAAAACAGAATATAGTTCACGGGGATATCAAGCCTGATAATCTGTTGATTACTCGTCATGGTACAGTAAAGATAGGGGATTTCAGTGTCAGCCAGGCTTTTGAGGTAATGTCCAACTACTGAGCCTGAATGTTAATTTAAATACATTAAATAAAACAAAGCTACCACTTTATTTGGACAGTAGTGTATCTTCAACTGCAGCTTAGGACACATCCTTTTCTTTGTGATACTGCAATTTGATTTTCACACCGCGTTTGAAAAAGAAATATGATTACTCGGATGATATGGAACTATGCAAGATGGTTGGTGCACTTTAATAATACCTGAAATGAAACACTTTGCAGTGTTTTTGATAACATGTTGATAATATTTCATAGGCATTAGGATGTCTCGTGAACTAATATGGAGCCTGTATCGTTTTCATTTTGCAGGATGATAATGATGTGCTTCGACGATCACCTGGAACTCCTGTTTTCACTGCACCTGAATGTATTTTAGGTTTGTGCTTTCATTTTATGTTTGTAAAATGCTTTTGGGcaaatatgcttatgaaatgtAGGTTCTCACTACAGTGTCTGTCGATATTTTTTAGGTCTTACCTACCGAGGTAAAGCCTCAGACACATGGGCAGTAGGAATTACTTTATACTGTATGATATTGGGCGAATACCCTTTTCTTGGTGACACACTTCAAGATACATATGACAGGGTAAGAAATTTGgttgtctttctatttttgttttccTCATATGCTTTTGTTAATTATGATCTGTTTTGTTTTTATTCTTCTTTTGAAATCTATTTTTATTACCTTCcttaaaaaaattctaaaattgGGAGGAACATGGTATTTGGTAATAGTTATATGGAAGGGAGTATCAACTAGAATAGCAAACAAGAGTCAAGACAAACCAAACACACACTTTCAAGTTTCATAATATATTATGAGGCCTTCATGTTACTTTTTTTTCTTAATCCAGATAGTCAATAATCCAATAGTGCTCCCAAAGGATCTGAATCCGCGGTTGAAGAATTTAATCGAAGGACTACTTTCCAAAGGTAAACAACATTCAACGTTTTGGCGTATTACCTGACAAGTTCATAGTTCTTCGGGGAAGATTATAAAATTAGCcatttttgttattttatttaataataataattgaaatTCGAAATCTGCAGACCCAAAGCAAAGGATGGCGTTGGCTGATGTCGCGGCTGATAGCTGGGTCATTGGAAATGATGGGCCAATTCCTGAGTACATGTGTTGGTGTAAAAGGAAGAACATGGAGAGGAAAGACAGTGAATGAGAGCAAGCAAAATATGCTTCCATGACATGACCTTTACTGACCAAATCTTTTACTGTGGGTTGCATTTGTATATGTTGAGTGGAAACCGAGGTAGGCTTGAAGGAATGTTAAAATTTGAGAAATATGCCAACACGAGGAAATAATTACAGTTTTTTTCTTGAAGTATTTGAGGGTTTGTACTACAAGCTTCTGCATGTAGACATATAAATACATAATCTTTGTTGAGTCCTAGAGTTAATATGAATTTCATTGAGTTTGTTGAGTCCTAGGAATGTAGTTCAAATATACATATTTTGATCACAATGAAAACAGAGTTGAAATTAACTTTTCACATTCTCTAGGTTTGGTGAAACACTTCTATTATTTTATATAGTGATATTTTTAAATATAACATTTTACAAAATATAACACTTATATTATTCATATCTATCCTTTTACAAACTACAGGATTAATGCAATAGTGTAGTTGACTTATGAGAAttcttttttgtttgttttaaatAGAAAATCAAGTTATAAACATTTCAATGTACTAGAATATTTCTCTTCAAATAATAAAATTTATTCAAAATATTGATTTTTTATATTTAACTTTGTATTGATTTTATATTTAATTTTggatttatttatttatttttaaattatatcAAGAAATAAATTTGTTCAAATTTTATCTTATTTTATAATTCAATCTGGATtcaatttttcttcttcttaaTTTACTCTTTTTGACTAAATTTTAAGTGAATCTACATTAAATTTgttcttttaataaaaaaagTTTTTCCTTCTTAATTTACTCTCTTTTCAACTAAATTATATTAGACATATTATCAAATCAACAAACTTAAATCACCAAGTctaaattcataaaaaaaaaatcGTTATTATGTTTATGAAACATGACTTTATAGACTGCTTAATCATCAATAGTAAATATGGGGATTTTAAATTAGGatgtgaagaattttcaaatttCAAAAATTGACCTCAGATTTATTAAATCGTTATGATTTTTATGGATGAAAGAGTTTGTTTcaatttatttccttttattAAGTCTTACTAATTAACAATATTTTATATTCTTTAGAATTACTTTTGTAGAGTAATAATACTAATGAGTTGTTTAATATTGTATTTGTAACATTTTTATGTATTGTAATCTAAATATTTTATCTAGGGAGACAAAATAAATGCAATGTATGGTGGAAcaatgttatttatttatttttataaaaataatctATGCTTATTAAGGGAAGACATGACAAGGTAATAAATATCTCAATTGCAAATAACTATAAATTTATATCAACTTGCTATGgagtatattttttaaaaatatgaCATCAATTCAATTTTCCTTTTTTATGCATTTAAACTTTTATTGTTGAAATTTTAAGATACTATTTTGGATAAAAGAAGtctaaatttttttaaaaaaatttgtaTGATTGTAATGACTTCTTAGATTTTTTataaaaatagttttaaattaatattttttcaATTTGAAACTCACAATTCACATGTAGAAAAATCATGCAACTTAAGAAATGTCAAAGTATAACCACAAGTTATCCCTGCTCTAGACTATAAGACCATCTTAACACCTCATAAATCcacaaatataaacaaatatAAAAGATTTTAAGAATAAGTTGAAGGATGAAATATGTTTAATACATTAATTTGTGTATAATGTCATGATCACATAATAATACACAAAACTAACCCCATCAAGAGAGAACTTAGATATACATGACAAAGATAATTAGATAAAAGGTGAAAAAACTGAATCTCCTTTTGACAATTTGATATCCTTTAGTATTATAacaaatctctctctctctctttggGTTTTACTAAACTATAAACTAACTAATATTATTAAAACAaatgtatcaaatgaattggCCTAACCCCCTACTTTTAGGTTTCATAAGATGACTCTATTCGTTGGGCGAGCTATACTTCGCCCAACAAATCTAGTTTTTATGTTGTTTCCCCCTTAAGTTTTCTTAGGCTACGTTGCTTTTCCGCCTTAAATTTGTGGTGAGAGGTATGATTTCGCCCAACAAGTTTTCCATGTTCTTAACCCTTTTTATTTTACCTTAAACTTGTTGGTCGAACTCAGATTCTCCCGACGAATTTCACATATCTTCCATCCATGCTTTATGTTTCCTTTTCGCTGATCAAACCAAAATTCTCCCAACAAATTTTGTCTAACTTTGCCTTCTAAATCTTGGGTCAGATGATCTTGTCTAGTTTATTAGTTGATCCTTTTAAGTTTTCTTTTCAATCTTTCAACTTGAATtgataaaaaaattatataaacAAGATAAATGTGCATTTACCATGACAATTCTTAGTTGGGCACATATTAGGGCTTTTAGTATTACTTTGTGTCAAAGTAAGCTAATAAGTGTATGATAATAATAATGTCAAATAAGTAAATTATACACTTAGCAACTCTTCCCAACTTACTTGTTTGTTCTCAGACAAAAGTAAGACAAACAttgtgtcataccctaaaatttgcccgttaatcttgcaagatatttttcaaggcactcttgttcatttttcaaggcatttatattaaag from Lathyrus oleraceus cultivar Zhongwan6 chromosome 7, CAAS_Psat_ZW6_1.0, whole genome shotgun sequence encodes the following:
- the LOC127100930 gene encoding serine/threonine-protein kinase GRIK2; this translates as MFDKTLTYVKAMWCFNCFGFLKRRNTQKVKPAIYNSNLSQELLLDDDDDDFDDEESFCNDEVTSTTSGDDSEEQSRPKRSEDILVFRVENGMICRQFPVKETDKVFRTEDENGNKMINEYVREYKIGSGSYGKVSLHRSSADGKHYAIKAFHKSHLRKLRVGPSETAMTDVLREVFIMKMIQHPNIVNLIEVIDDPESDHFYMVLEYVEDKWVCEGSGRACSLGEETARRYLRDIVSGLMYLHAHNIVHGDIKPDNLLITRHGTVKIGDFSVSQAFEDDNDVLRRSPGTPVFTAPECILGLTYRGKASDTWAVGITLYCMILGEYPFLGDTLQDTYDRIVNNPIVLPKDLNPRLKNLIEGLLSKDPKQRMALADVAADSWVIGNDGPIPEYMCWCKRKNMERKDSE